In Mycobacterium gallinarum, a single window of DNA contains:
- a CDS encoding VOC family protein, producing the protein MAITFNHTIVAAKDRQESARFFTELFGLPPAKEFGPFLVVELNHGASLDYAQVGGDEEIRPQHYAFLVSEGEFDAIYGRIRERDLQHWADPRGSRPGEINHNDGGRGVYFQDPGGHYLEIITRPYGSGTG; encoded by the coding sequence ATGGCAATCACGTTCAACCACACCATCGTCGCCGCGAAGGACCGCCAAGAGTCAGCCCGGTTTTTCACCGAACTCTTCGGTCTACCGCCTGCCAAGGAGTTCGGCCCGTTTCTCGTCGTCGAGCTCAACCACGGCGCCAGCCTCGATTACGCCCAGGTGGGCGGTGACGAGGAGATCCGTCCGCAGCACTACGCGTTCCTGGTGTCCGAGGGCGAGTTCGATGCCATCTACGGACGCATCCGCGAACGAGATCTGCAGCACTGGGCAGACCCCAGGGGCAGCCGGCCCGGCGAGATCAATCACAACGACGGCGGTCGCGGCGTGTACTTCCAGGATCCCGGCGGGCACTATCTCGAGATCATCACCCGCCCCTACGGATCCGGGACGGGCTGA
- a CDS encoding maleylpyruvate isomerase family mycothiol-dependent enzyme: MSVRDMLRSNDERFLALAAGLGPDEWARPSLCDAWTNHDVLAHLVIGYRSGAGATTREIICHGGSFDRANTAMACALAAARSPEELLDEFGELVYRPRGLGRVFPPQLLLGDHITHELDILFALDRAPQISGEAVVAVLNTQVALPNPFVPAYRNSRGLRLRATDIDWAHGDRGPLVEGRGVELVSVLGSRPRMLSALRGDGVKLLSSRISPSRIRRGG; encoded by the coding sequence ATGTCCGTGCGTGACATGTTGCGCAGCAACGATGAACGATTCCTCGCGCTGGCGGCCGGTCTCGGACCCGACGAGTGGGCGCGGCCAAGCCTGTGCGACGCATGGACGAACCACGATGTGCTCGCGCACCTCGTCATCGGCTACCGCTCGGGCGCCGGTGCGACGACACGCGAAATAATCTGCCATGGTGGCTCATTCGACCGGGCGAACACCGCGATGGCGTGCGCGCTCGCGGCCGCTCGAAGTCCCGAAGAACTGCTCGACGAGTTCGGGGAACTGGTGTATCGGCCCCGTGGATTGGGCCGCGTCTTCCCGCCCCAACTGCTGCTGGGCGACCACATCACCCACGAACTCGACATCCTGTTCGCGCTCGATCGCGCACCGCAGATTTCGGGCGAGGCCGTGGTGGCGGTGCTCAATACGCAAGTAGCGCTTCCCAATCCGTTCGTCCCCGCGTACCGCAACAGCAGGGGACTGCGGCTGCGCGCCACCGACATCGACTGGGCACACGGCGATCGGGGTCCGCTCGTCGAGGGGCGCGGCGTCGAGCTCGTGTCCGTTCTGGGGAGCCGGCCGCGCATGTTGTCAGCACTGCGCGGTGATGGTGTGAAGCTGCTGTCCTCGCGAATCAGCCCGTCCCGGATCCGTAGGGGCGGGTGA
- a CDS encoding TetR/AcrR family transcriptional regulator — MRARFTTDEIAAAALGIVDDAGVGALSMRALAAALGTGPMTVYNYVPDKEGLEELVVAAVVAEVRIPEPTANWIDDVYAVAEAMWLGIRAHPAAIPLVLTRRTSSATGFAVVDALIAALGRGGLSDPDRLAAFHAVFALVVGAAQAELAGPLTRGRDAGDAAARIGSTAGEAHPHVEALSHVAREVSVEEDFAQGLRMLLDGIAVRGRKRRRS, encoded by the coding sequence TTGCGTGCACGGTTCACCACCGACGAGATCGCCGCCGCGGCACTCGGCATCGTCGACGATGCCGGCGTCGGCGCGTTGAGCATGCGTGCACTTGCCGCCGCGCTGGGCACCGGTCCGATGACGGTCTACAACTACGTGCCAGACAAGGAGGGCCTCGAGGAACTCGTCGTCGCCGCAGTCGTGGCCGAGGTGCGAATACCCGAGCCGACCGCGAATTGGATCGACGACGTCTACGCGGTGGCCGAGGCCATGTGGCTGGGTATCCGTGCGCATCCGGCCGCCATCCCATTGGTCCTGACCCGGCGCACCTCCTCGGCAACCGGGTTCGCCGTGGTCGACGCGCTCATTGCTGCCCTCGGCCGCGGGGGCCTTTCCGATCCCGATCGCCTCGCGGCTTTCCACGCAGTCTTCGCGCTGGTGGTCGGCGCGGCCCAGGCCGAACTCGCCGGGCCGTTGACCCGCGGGCGAGATGCGGGCGACGCCGCCGCACGGATCGGATCGACGGCGGGCGAGGCGCATCCCCACGTGGAAGCGCTCTCCCACGTCGCCCGGGAGGTATCGGTGGAAGAGGATTTCGCACAGGGTCTGCGCATGCTGCTCGACGGGATCGCCGTGCGGGGCAGGAAGCGACGCCGGAGCTAG
- a CDS encoding Rrf2 family transcriptional regulator: MRMSAKAEYAVRAMIQLATADDGEVVKTDDLAKAQGIPAQFLVDILSDLRTDRLVRSHRGRDGGYTLARRAADISIADVLRCIDGPLASVRDIGLGDLPYSGPTAALTDVWRALRASMRSVLEQTSLAEVAAGTLPKHVGRLADDYRAQEESRGHSLG, translated from the coding sequence ATGCGGATGTCGGCCAAAGCTGAATACGCCGTCCGCGCGATGATTCAGCTCGCCACCGCCGACGACGGTGAGGTCGTCAAGACCGACGACCTGGCCAAGGCGCAGGGCATCCCTGCCCAGTTCCTCGTCGACATCCTTTCCGACCTGCGTACCGATCGCCTCGTGCGCAGCCATCGCGGCCGCGACGGCGGGTACACGCTGGCTCGTCGTGCCGCCGACATCAGCATCGCCGACGTGCTGAGGTGCATCGACGGTCCGCTGGCCAGCGTGCGCGACATCGGGCTCGGTGACCTCCCGTACTCCGGACCTACAGCAGCGCTCACCGACGTATGGCGGGCGCTGCGGGCCAGCATGCGCTCGGTGCTCGAACAGACCAGCCTCGCCGAGGTCGCCGCGGGCACCCTGCCCAAACACGTCGGCAGGCTGGCCGACGACTACCGCGCGCAGGAAGAAAGCCGCGGCCACTCCCTGGGCTAG
- a CDS encoding 3'(2'),5'-bisphosphate nucleotidase CysQ has protein sequence MSDHDVAARLATEAGKLLLEVRDELADANQDERKAAGDKRSHDFLMAALAAERPNDAVLSEEGADDPVRLSADRVWIVDPLDGTREFSELGRDDWAVHVALWQAGELVAGAVALPAQGITLATPDVSAPPAAPGQPRVVVSRTRPPAVALAVRDALGGVLVEMGSAGAKVASVVQGLSDVYVHAGGQYEWDSAAPVAVARAAGLHTSRIDGSPLTYNRRDPRLPDVVVCRPELAAAVLAVTRD, from the coding sequence GTGAGTGATCACGACGTCGCTGCGCGACTGGCGACGGAGGCGGGCAAACTGCTGCTCGAGGTTCGCGACGAGCTGGCGGACGCCAATCAGGACGAGCGGAAGGCGGCGGGGGACAAGCGGTCCCACGATTTTTTGATGGCAGCGTTGGCCGCCGAGCGGCCGAACGACGCGGTGTTGTCGGAAGAGGGTGCCGACGACCCGGTGCGCCTGTCCGCGGACCGCGTGTGGATTGTCGATCCGCTCGACGGCACCCGCGAGTTCTCGGAGCTGGGGCGCGACGACTGGGCCGTGCACGTCGCGCTGTGGCAGGCGGGTGAACTGGTCGCAGGAGCGGTTGCCCTTCCGGCGCAGGGCATCACGCTCGCCACCCCGGATGTCAGCGCGCCACCGGCGGCTCCAGGGCAACCGCGAGTGGTGGTCTCGCGCACGCGGCCGCCCGCGGTGGCGCTGGCCGTGCGTGACGCGCTGGGCGGCGTCCTGGTCGAAATGGGCTCGGCGGGCGCCAAGGTGGCCTCGGTGGTGCAAGGTCTGTCCGACGTGTACGTTCATGCCGGCGGACAGTACGAATGGGATTCCGCGGCCCCGGTCGCGGTGGCCCGTGCAGCGGGCCTGCACACCTCACGCATCGACGGCTCACCCCTCACCTACAACAGGCGCGACCCACGATTACCCGACGTGGTGGTGTGCCGACCGGAGCTCGCAGCGGCGGTGCTCGCGGTCACACGTGATTGA
- the cysN gene encoding sulfate adenylyltransferase subunit CysN — MATLLRIATAGSVDDGKSTLIGRLLFDSKAVMEDQLAAVERTSKERGNDYTDLALVTDGLRAEREQGITIDVAYRYFATSKRKFIIADTPGHIQYTRNMVTGTSTAQLAIVLVDARHGLLEQSRRHAFLASLLGIRHIVLAVNKMDLVDWDEERFNKIRDDFHEFAARLDIHDVTTIPLSALNGDNVVTKSDVTPWYDGPALLSHLEEVYIAGDRNLVDVRFPVQYVIRPQTHEHADHRSYAGTVASGVMRPGDEVVVLPTGKTSRITEIEGPGGPVQEAFPPMAVSISLADDIDISRGDLIARPNNQPRVTKEFDATVCWMADEASLEPGRDYIVKHTTRTTRAKVAALDYRLDVNTLHRDKSATALKLNELGRISLRTQVPLLLDEYSRNAATGSFILIDPNTNGTVAAGMILPQVTARASSPNTVRHESLCKAEDRLSKGRTVWFTGLSGSGKSSVAMLVEQKLLEKGCPAYVLDGDNLRHGLNADLGFSMADRAENQRRLAHIAAILADSGQVVLVPAISPLEEHRALARQVTTDAGLDFFEVFCDTPLEDCERRDPKGLYAKARSGEITHFTGIDSPYQRPKNPDLRLTPELTPDELADRVIELLESKQ, encoded by the coding sequence ATGGCAACTCTTCTGCGCATCGCGACCGCCGGCTCGGTCGACGACGGCAAGTCGACTCTCATCGGCCGCTTGCTGTTCGATTCCAAGGCCGTCATGGAGGATCAGCTTGCCGCGGTCGAGCGCACCTCCAAAGAACGCGGAAACGACTACACCGACCTGGCTTTGGTGACCGACGGCCTGCGCGCCGAGCGCGAGCAAGGCATCACGATCGACGTGGCGTATCGCTACTTCGCCACGTCCAAACGCAAGTTCATCATCGCCGACACGCCGGGCCACATCCAGTACACGCGGAACATGGTGACCGGAACCTCGACGGCCCAGCTGGCGATCGTGCTCGTCGATGCCCGCCACGGCCTGCTCGAGCAGTCGCGTCGGCACGCCTTCCTGGCCTCACTGCTCGGCATTCGGCACATCGTGCTGGCGGTCAACAAGATGGACCTTGTCGACTGGGATGAGGAGCGTTTCAACAAGATTCGAGACGACTTCCATGAGTTCGCGGCGCGCCTCGACATCCACGATGTGACGACCATTCCGTTGTCGGCGCTCAACGGCGACAATGTCGTCACCAAGTCCGATGTCACGCCGTGGTACGACGGGCCCGCGCTGCTGTCGCACCTCGAAGAGGTTTACATCGCCGGCGATCGCAATCTGGTCGATGTGCGCTTTCCGGTGCAGTATGTGATTCGGCCGCAGACCCACGAGCACGCCGACCACCGCAGCTATGCGGGCACGGTGGCCAGTGGCGTCATGCGTCCGGGCGACGAGGTCGTCGTGCTGCCCACCGGCAAGACGAGCCGTATCACCGAGATCGAAGGTCCAGGGGGACCGGTCCAGGAGGCGTTCCCCCCGATGGCTGTGTCGATCAGCCTGGCCGACGACATCGACATCTCGCGCGGCGACCTGATCGCGCGGCCGAACAACCAGCCAAGAGTGACAAAGGAATTCGACGCCACGGTGTGTTGGATGGCCGACGAGGCTTCGCTGGAACCCGGCCGCGACTACATCGTGAAGCACACGACCCGCACCACGCGGGCCAAGGTGGCGGCCTTGGACTACCGCCTCGACGTCAACACACTGCATCGGGACAAGTCGGCCACAGCGCTCAAACTCAATGAGCTGGGCCGCATTTCGCTGCGCACCCAGGTGCCACTGCTGCTCGACGAGTACAGCCGCAATGCTGCCACCGGTTCGTTCATCCTGATCGACCCGAATACCAACGGCACCGTCGCGGCCGGCATGATCCTGCCGCAGGTCACGGCGCGCGCGTCGAGCCCGAACACCGTGCGCCACGAATCGCTGTGCAAGGCAGAAGACCGGCTGTCCAAGGGCAGGACCGTGTGGTTCACCGGGCTGTCCGGCTCCGGGAAGTCCTCGGTCGCGATGCTCGTCGAGCAGAAGCTGCTCGAAAAGGGCTGCCCCGCTTATGTTCTCGATGGCGACAATCTGCGCCACGGGCTCAACGCCGACCTCGGATTCTCGATGGCGGACCGTGCGGAGAATCAGCGTCGGCTGGCCCATATCGCGGCCATCCTCGCCGACTCCGGGCAGGTCGTGCTCGTGCCCGCCATCAGTCCCCTCGAAGAGCACCGTGCGTTGGCGCGCCAGGTGACCACCGACGCCGGCCTGGACTTCTTCGAGGTGTTCTGCGACACCCCGCTGGAGGACTGCGAAAGGCGTGACCCCAAGGGGCTGTACGCCAAGGCGCGTTCAGGCGAGATCACCCACTTCACCGGGATCGACAGCCCGTATCAACGGCCCAAGAATCCCGACCTGCGGCTCACCCCGGAACTCACGCCGGACGAGCTGGCCGACAGGGTGATCGAACTGCTGGAGAGCAAGCAGTGA
- the cysD gene encoding sulfate adenylyltransferase subunit CysD produces the protein MTETAEQLNAGRYELSHLRSLEAEAIHIIREVAAEFEKPVLLFSGGKDSIVMLHLAIKAFRPGRLPFPVMHVDTGHNFDEVLQARDELVAESGVRLVVAKVQDDIDAGRVVETIPSRNPMQTFTLLRAIRENKFDAAFGGARRDEEKARAKERVFSFRDEFGQWDPKAQRPELWNLYNGRHHKGEHIRVFPLSNWTEFDIWSYIGAEKIKLPSIYYAHKRQVFERDGMLLAVHKYLQPRKDEEIVEKTVRFRTVGDVTCTGCVESLAGTVSEVIAETAVSRLTERGATRADDRISEAGMEDRKREGYF, from the coding sequence ATGACCGAGACCGCCGAGCAACTCAATGCGGGCCGATACGAGCTGAGCCATCTGCGCTCGCTCGAGGCCGAAGCCATCCACATCATCCGGGAGGTGGCCGCCGAGTTCGAGAAGCCGGTGCTGCTGTTCTCCGGCGGCAAGGACTCCATCGTCATGTTGCATCTGGCGATCAAGGCGTTCCGGCCCGGCCGGCTGCCGTTCCCCGTCATGCACGTCGACACCGGGCACAACTTTGACGAGGTGCTGCAGGCCCGCGACGAACTCGTCGCCGAGTCCGGAGTGCGACTGGTGGTGGCCAAGGTGCAGGACGACATCGACGCGGGTCGCGTCGTGGAGACCATCCCGTCGCGCAACCCGATGCAGACCTTCACCCTGCTGCGCGCCATCCGCGAGAACAAGTTCGACGCCGCGTTCGGCGGTGCGCGCCGCGACGAGGAGAAGGCGCGCGCGAAGGAGCGGGTGTTCTCCTTCCGTGACGAGTTCGGCCAGTGGGACCCCAAGGCGCAGCGGCCCGAGCTGTGGAACCTTTACAACGGTCGCCATCACAAGGGTGAGCACATCCGCGTGTTCCCGCTGTCCAACTGGACCGAGTTCGACATCTGGTCCTACATCGGCGCCGAGAAGATCAAGCTTCCGTCCATCTATTACGCGCACAAGCGACAGGTCTTCGAACGTGACGGCATGCTGCTGGCCGTCCACAAGTACCTGCAGCCGCGCAAGGATGAGGAGATCGTCGAGAAAACCGTGCGCTTCCGCACGGTCGGCGACGTCACCTGCACCGGCTGCGTGGAATCCCTTGCGGGCACGGTGTCCGAGGTGATCGCCGAGACCGCAGTTTCGCGCCTGACCGAACGCGGCGCAACGCGCGCCGACGACCGCATCTCCGAAGCAGGCATGGAAGACCGTAAACGAGAGGGCTACTTCTGA
- a CDS encoding PaaI family thioesterase, which produces MSLTAGAPTGAEVMAQFIPASPFVAKLGIVAEVLDCDEVRLRLPWDESNVTLGDMVHGGAVTALADVAVMAAAWAGAEVPDSLRGVTTSMSIQFLAPARATDLIAIGRVLRRGRTLVNCDVDVVSPDGEAVAKAIASYKVG; this is translated from the coding sequence ATGTCACTCACAGCTGGCGCGCCGACCGGCGCCGAGGTCATGGCGCAGTTCATCCCCGCATCGCCGTTCGTCGCCAAGCTCGGCATCGTCGCCGAGGTGCTCGACTGTGACGAGGTACGGCTACGCCTCCCGTGGGACGAATCCAACGTCACGCTCGGCGATATGGTCCACGGAGGCGCCGTCACCGCCCTGGCCGACGTCGCGGTGATGGCCGCTGCATGGGCGGGCGCAGAGGTGCCCGACTCGCTGCGCGGCGTGACCACGTCGATGTCGATCCAGTTTCTCGCGCCGGCCCGCGCGACCGATTTGATCGCGATCGGGCGTGTCCTACGCCGTGGCAGGACGTTGGTGAATTGCGACGTCGACGTGGTCAGCCCAGATGGTGAGGCGGTCGCGAAGGCGATCGCCTCCTACAAGGTCGGCTGA
- a CDS encoding beta-class carbonic anhydrase, translating to MSVTDEYLKNNEAYASSFTGPLPLPPSKHVAVVACMDARLDVYRVLGLGDGEAHVIRNAGGVITDDEIRSLAISQRLLGTREIILIHHTDCGMLTFTDDGFKQQIQDETGIKPEWAAEAFVDVDEDVRQSLRRIEASPFVTKHESARGFVFDVATGRLNEVTL from the coding sequence ATGTCCGTGACCGACGAATACCTGAAGAACAACGAGGCATACGCGAGTTCCTTCACCGGCCCGCTGCCGCTGCCGCCGAGCAAGCACGTCGCCGTAGTGGCGTGCATGGACGCCAGGCTCGACGTCTACCGGGTCCTCGGGCTCGGCGACGGCGAAGCGCATGTCATCCGCAACGCCGGCGGCGTGATCACCGACGACGAGATCCGATCGCTGGCCATCAGCCAACGCCTGCTCGGCACCAGAGAGATCATCCTGATCCACCACACCGACTGCGGCATGCTGACGTTCACCGACGACGGTTTCAAACAGCAGATCCAGGACGAGACCGGTATCAAGCCGGAGTGGGCGGCGGAGGCGTTCGTCGATGTCGACGAGGATGTGCGGCAGTCGCTGCGCCGCATCGAGGCCAGTCCGTTCGTCACGAAGCACGAGTCCGCGCGCGGTTTCGTCTTCGATGTGGCGACGGGCCGCCTCAACGAGGTGACTCTGTAG
- a CDS encoding glycosyltransferase family 39 protein, giving the protein MTITADMQPHTTPADDGPGEVAQPRWVRPALFTLLAATAVLYLWGLGSSGWANDYYAAAAQAGTQDWKAWLFGSLDAGNAITVDKPPASLWLMALSGRIFGFSAFSMLLPQALMGVGAVAVLYGAVRRCSGPAAGLIAGAVLALTPVAALMFRFNNPDALLVLLLVVAGYCMVRAIETASNRWMMLTGCVIGFAFLTKLLQAFLVVPGLALAFLVAAPVGMWKRIGKLLIAGIAMVVSAGWYLVLVDLWPADSRPYIGGSSDNSLLQLTLGYNGLDRVLGGGSDGPPGGAPSGPPAGMHNLFFGGEPGIGRLFGHSMGTQASWLLPAALVGLLAGLWFTRRTARTASVRASLLLWGGWLIVTAAVFSFMDGIIHPYYTVALAPAIAALVGIAVRELWRGKELLASRIVLAIMSAGTGVWAFILLDRTPDWLPELRWVVLVGSIIVAAIIAVGAHRVGRLAPVLISGALLFGVLAPAAYSIATVASSHSSGPMAMAGPMLDANMEPPGADGPGFGAVDNPLLENLVKGVDNRWAAATIGSMTAGSLELKTGASIMAIGGFSGGDNSPTLEQFQNYVANHEVRYFIASGHQGPGRRESGAAADIATWVKQNFTPIDIGGTTVYDLDARFSSATPSP; this is encoded by the coding sequence ATGACCATCACCGCTGACATGCAACCGCACACCACGCCGGCTGACGACGGCCCTGGGGAGGTCGCGCAACCGCGCTGGGTGCGTCCCGCGCTGTTCACCCTTCTGGCGGCGACCGCAGTGCTCTACCTGTGGGGCCTGGGGTCCTCGGGCTGGGCCAACGATTACTACGCCGCCGCCGCGCAGGCCGGAACCCAGGACTGGAAGGCCTGGCTGTTCGGCTCGCTGGACGCGGGGAATGCGATCACGGTCGACAAGCCGCCCGCGTCACTGTGGCTGATGGCGTTGTCCGGCAGGATCTTCGGGTTCAGCGCCTTCTCCATGCTGCTGCCGCAGGCGTTGATGGGTGTCGGAGCCGTCGCCGTGCTGTACGGGGCCGTCCGACGCTGCAGCGGGCCGGCGGCGGGCCTGATCGCGGGCGCGGTGCTTGCGCTGACGCCAGTCGCGGCCCTGATGTTCCGATTCAACAATCCCGATGCGCTGCTGGTGCTGCTGCTCGTGGTTGCCGGCTACTGCATGGTGCGGGCGATCGAAACAGCGAGTAATCGCTGGATGATGTTGACTGGCTGTGTCATTGGCTTTGCATTCCTGACCAAGTTGCTACAGGCATTCCTGGTGGTGCCAGGCCTGGCGCTGGCGTTTCTCGTCGCGGCCCCCGTTGGCATGTGGAAGCGCATCGGAAAGCTGCTCATCGCCGGCATCGCGATGGTGGTCTCGGCCGGCTGGTACCTCGTGCTCGTCGATCTGTGGCCGGCCGACTCACGGCCGTACATCGGCGGCTCGTCAGACAACAGCCTGCTGCAGTTGACCTTGGGCTACAACGGACTCGACCGTGTGCTGGGCGGTGGCTCAGACGGGCCGCCCGGTGGAGCACCCAGTGGACCGCCTGCAGGTATGCACAACCTGTTCTTCGGCGGAGAACCCGGCATCGGCCGACTGTTCGGCCATTCGATGGGCACCCAGGCGTCGTGGCTGCTGCCCGCGGCACTGGTCGGCCTGCTCGCCGGGCTCTGGTTCACCCGTCGCACCGCCCGCACCGCGAGTGTGCGTGCCTCGCTGCTGCTGTGGGGTGGATGGCTGATCGTCACCGCCGCGGTGTTCAGCTTCATGGACGGCATCATTCACCCCTACTACACTGTGGCGCTCGCGCCGGCGATCGCAGCGCTGGTCGGCATTGCAGTACGAGAACTATGGCGCGGCAAGGAGTTACTGGCCTCCCGCATCGTGCTCGCGATCATGTCGGCAGGTACGGGCGTGTGGGCGTTCATACTGTTGGACCGAACGCCGGACTGGCTGCCCGAGCTGCGATGGGTGGTGCTGGTCGGCTCGATCATCGTCGCGGCAATCATCGCCGTCGGCGCGCACCGGGTCGGTCGCCTCGCTCCCGTCTTGATCTCCGGCGCACTGCTTTTCGGAGTTCTCGCGCCGGCCGCGTATTCAATCGCCACCGTGGCGAGCTCGCACAGCAGTGGACCGATGGCGATGGCCGGCCCGATGCTCGATGCCAACATGGAGCCGCCGGGTGCCGACGGGCCGGGCTTTGGCGCCGTTGACAACCCACTGCTGGAGAACCTCGTCAAGGGTGTGGACAACCGTTGGGCAGCAGCGACTATCGGCTCGATGACGGCCGGCAGCCTGGAGCTGAAGACCGGCGCATCGATCATGGCGATCGGCGGGTTCTCCGGCGGAGACAATTCGCCGACGCTCGAGCAGTTCCAGAACTACGTCGCCAACCACGAGGTGCGGTACTTCATCGCCAGCGGTCACCAGGGGCCGGGCCGGCGGGAATCCGGTGCTGCGGCCGACATCGCGACCTGGGTGAAGCAGAACTTCACACCGATCGATATCGGCGGCACGACGGTATACGACTTGGACGCGCGGTTCAGCAGCGCGACGCCGTCGCCGTAG
- a CDS encoding glycosyltransferase — translation MTDTALERGTSARTRFESRPNATEIAREAGVPVLDVVVPVYNEQVALADSVHRLHRHLREHFPFSARITIADNASTDDTARIAARLAADLSDVRVVRLPEKGRGRALHAAWSTSDAPVLVYMDVDLSTDLAALAPLVAPLVSGHSDLAIGTRLGRGSRVVRGAKREVISRCYNLILKSALAARFSDAQCGFKAIRADVAQRLLPHVADTGWFFDTELLVLAERSGLRIHEVPVDWVDDPDSRVDIVATAAADLKGIGRLLRNFANGSIPVNAIAAQLGSSQRSAAPGSLFRQVVRFGTIGVVSSAAYAVLFMLMQGSVGAQTANLIALLLTAIGNTAANRRFTFGIGGRTNVTRQHVEGLIVFAIALAITSGSLAVLHTFVADPHHLVELVVLVLANLVATAARFVLLRGWVFHPRRTN, via the coding sequence ATGACCGATACCGCCCTAGAACGTGGCACCTCTGCTCGGACCCGATTCGAATCCCGGCCGAACGCCACCGAGATAGCGCGCGAGGCAGGTGTGCCCGTGCTCGACGTGGTGGTGCCGGTGTACAACGAGCAGGTCGCTCTGGCCGACTCGGTGCATCGTCTGCACCGTCACCTCCGGGAGCACTTTCCGTTTTCAGCGCGCATCACCATCGCCGACAATGCGAGCACCGACGACACCGCACGGATCGCCGCGCGACTGGCCGCCGACCTGAGTGACGTCCGGGTGGTGCGGCTGCCGGAGAAGGGTCGTGGCCGTGCCTTGCACGCTGCGTGGTCGACGTCGGACGCACCGGTGCTCGTCTACATGGACGTGGATCTGTCCACCGACCTCGCCGCACTCGCACCGCTGGTGGCGCCGCTGGTTTCGGGACATTCCGACCTGGCGATCGGAACCCGGCTGGGCCGCGGCTCTCGGGTGGTGCGAGGCGCCAAGCGCGAGGTCATCTCCCGCTGCTACAACCTGATCCTGAAATCTGCCCTCGCGGCTCGCTTTTCCGACGCGCAGTGCGGGTTCAAGGCGATTCGGGCCGACGTCGCGCAACGCCTGTTGCCGCATGTGGCCGACACCGGATGGTTCTTCGACACCGAACTGCTGGTGTTGGCCGAACGCAGCGGTCTGCGAATCCACGAGGTCCCGGTGGACTGGGTCGACGATCCCGACAGTCGGGTGGACATCGTCGCGACCGCGGCGGCCGATCTCAAGGGCATCGGCCGTCTGCTGCGCAACTTCGCCAACGGTTCGATACCGGTGAATGCGATTGCGGCACAGCTGGGTTCGTCACAGCGCTCGGCCGCCCCGGGCTCGCTGTTCCGGCAGGTCGTGCGATTCGGCACGATCGGGGTGGTGTCGTCGGCGGCGTACGCTGTGCTGTTCATGCTGATGCAGGGGTCGGTCGGCGCCCAGACGGCCAACCTGATCGCATTGCTGCTGACCGCCATCGGAAACACCGCGGCGAACCGTCGCTTCACATTCGGGATCGGCGGCAGGACGAACGTGACACGTCAGCACGTCGAAGGTCTCATCGTGTTCGCGATCGCGCTGGCGATCACGAGCGGATCGCTTGCCGTCCTGCACACGTTCGTGGCCGACCCGCATCATCTGGTCGAGCTGGTTGTGCTGGTGCTGGCCAACCTCGTAGCCACCGCGGCGCGATTCGTCCTGCTGCGCGGCTGGGTGTTTCACCCCCGCCGGACCAACTGA